The region GAAGTGGAGCTGTTAAAAGCCATCAAGGCCCACCTGGAAGACGGAAAGCTGGCCCGCAGCTTTGAGCCGGATGACGATGATGCCAGGGAGTTCATCAATACCCTGAACCTTCTTACATGGAAACCCGTGATCTTTGCTGCCAATGTGGCCGAGGATGACCTTGCAGACGACGGCGCGGACAACCAGTATGTCCAGTCAGTCCGGGGATTTGCCGACGAGAACAACTGTGAAGTATTTGTTATCTGCGCTGAGATTGAACAGGAAATCGCTGAACTGGATGACGATGAGAAAAAGATGTTCTTAGACGACCTGGGCCTTACAGAGTCCGGTCTGGAGAAACTGATTGCGGCCAGCTACCGCATCCTGGGCCTTATGAGCTACCTGACAGCAGGTCCCCAGGAGAGCCGTGCATGGACCATCAAGGTGGGAACCAAGGCACCCCAGGCAGCAGGAAAGATTCACAGCGACTTTGAGCGTGGATTCATCCGCGCCGAGGTAGTCAACTACGACGACCTGATGGCCTGCGGCAGCATGAATGCGGCCAAGGAAAAGGGCCTGGTACGTTCCGAGGGCAAGGAATACGTCATGAGGGATGGCGACGTTGTGCTGTTCCGCTTTAATGTATAAGCAGCCATTGCCTCGCAGCTGTGAATAAATATATAACAGCAAAACGGCAATACCTCCTTGATGCCGCCGTTAACAATCAAAATTATTCCAAAATGAAACGGCGGCTCTGATTTCTCAAAACCGCCGCTTCTAAAAAAACAGCATGACAAAACATCTGCGTGACGACGGTTCTTTTCTTTTGCCGTCGTCCGGCAGATTTTTATATTTATTTATAGGTGTATTTTTATTCCCACTTGAAATATTTTATGGAAATACCAAAACAGATTATTGTAACAGCGCACATAACAACAACCGGAAGCAATGCGTTGTCAACTGACAACCCAAGAAACGTCGCTTTCATTAACTGAATGCCCTGTGTTAAAGGAAAAATGCTGATAATCTTCTGCATGGCAGATGGCATAACTTCAAAAGGAAGTGTTGCCCCTGAAAAAATAAGCATGGGGAAATACAAAATACAGGCAATCACACTTGCACTTTTCATGTTTTTAGCAATTCCCCCAACTAACAGACCAATGCTTAACGTTGATACCATAGTCAAAAACCAACTTCCCAAAAACAAGAGAAAAGAACCATGTATTTTGATTTTCCAAAACAGCATAGCGACAGGGAAAAGGGTCAGAATTGATACAACACAATATATCATGTAAATTGCAAATTCAACAGCAAGTAATTTTGTAGGACTGACAGGGGTAACTTGAAAACGCTTCAAAATCTTTCGTTCCCGATATTCCGAAACCACAAGGGGCAGCCCCATAAGCCCACCCGCGCAAATGGAAATGCAGCAGAGCGCGCCGAAAGACTGTTCCATAAAGGTGTATGCCGTTCCCTCTACGGCGGGTTTTGTTCCGTAAATAAAGCCAAGAATAACTAAGACAATAAGCGGCATAATGACAGCAAAAATAACCATATTCATATTTCGGATATTAAGTTTTAATTCATTTTTCAAAAGTATCAAGAATGATTTCATTCTCCAACCTCCTCACCGGAAAGCATGAGATAAGCGTCCTCAAACTTTTTGCAGCCGCTTACTTCTTTTGCCTGTTCAACCGTTCCGTAAAATACTGCTTTTCCCTGTTTCAAAATACAAATCTCGTCACATAAGATTTCTACCTCGTCCATAAAGTGAGAGGTTAAAAAAATAGTCAATCCTCCATGTTTCAGCTCTTGCAGGATTTTCCAAACGTCACGACGGGCTTTTGCGTCCAGTCCGGTAGTAAGTTCATCAAGGAATACCAACTTCGGGTTAGGAATTAAGGCAAGCACGATAAATAACCGTTGACGCTCGCCGCCGGACAGACTTTTTACTGCATTACCAATCTTGCTGCCTATGCCAAATTGTTCGCAAAGGCTTTTCCAATCCGCGAGGGCTTCATACAGGCAGGCGGTTTCCCCGCATAACTCTGATACTTTAATTTCCGGCTGATAATCTCCCTCTTGAAATTGGACACCAACTTTTTGGAACAGGCGGCATCTATCTTTTTGGGGATTGCAGTTCAATACGGACACTGTTCCACTATCAGCATTTTTTGTGCCTAAAATACATTCTATCGTTGTGCCTTTCCCCGCACCGTTTGCACCAAGAAGCCCGTAAACAGTGCCACACTTGACGGACAGATTGATTTTGTCTACTGCAAGCAGATTTTCATAGGCTTTTGACAACTGCTCTACTTTGATTGCAGTTTGCATAGTTAAGACCTCCTTTGTTTTCGTGAAAAAAGAATACCACCAATGGGAACATTGGTGGCAAAGTGTAGGGTTATAAAAATTTTATCTGCATTTCTTTAAGCATTTGTAAAAGAGTGTTTGCATTTCTTTCCGCTGATAAAAGAGATACGATTAACCTGTCGCAGACAGAAATAATATCATCTGTCTGTTTTGGTGTGTTCAGCGCAACACGAATATCTGTATCGGGATTTTTGGATAATTGTTGCAGCAATCGTAAGATTGCTTCTAAAGAATAGTTTGCACATCTTAATGAACGAATAATTTTTAGACGCTGTATATCCCCATCCGTATATACACGATACCCGTTATCTTTTCGCTTGACGGTAAGCAAGCCATTCATTTCCCAATTTCTCAGAGCGTCCATAGAAATCTCAAGGATTTCCGATACTTCCTTACGTTTCAGACATTGTGTGTTTTCACTTTCATTCCCCCGCCAAAATTGTTTTTACAATCTCAATCGCTTCCTCAGCATGATTGCGTTCCTGTTGAAGTTGTTTTAAGTAGTCTTTTGTGAGTATGATTGCAGTATCAAAATCTTTTGTTGCCGCAACTGTAATCATTTGAGCTATTTTCTTTCTTAATCCATTCTGCAATATCTCTACTTGAAATATTCTCTTCTCCCGGACAACTATTCTTTATCGTCCTTATGGTCCTTCGTTATTCGGCCCAATACCATCACCGCGGCCATGATGATGATAATGGCCGCAAAGATTCCGCCCATGCCTTTTCCCATAATTTCCAGGGCAATCCCTACGTGTTCCATATTCATACGCCTCCTCCTTTGCTGCCGGCTCCAGAGCCTGTTTGAAACTTCATTTTTGCCGCCCTACAGATACTGGGACACGATGCTGATGACCAGTCCGCCGGCAATAACCGATGCCACCTGGCCTGATACATTGGTGCCGGCAGCCTGCATCAGTATGATATTGCCCGGCTCCTCCCTGGCAGCCATCTTCTGTACCACCCTGGAGGACATGGGGAATGCGGATATGCCGCAGCCTCCAATCATGGGATTCACTGGTTTCTTACCCGCCATCTTGAGGAATACATTTATCAGCTTGGCAAAAAGCACGCCGCCGGCGGTGTCGAATACAAAGGCCACCAGACCCAGGACCATAATCATCAATGTGGCCGGGTTCACGAACTGCTCCGCCCTCATGCTGAACGAGATGGTGATGCCCAGGAGCAGGGTAATTATATTGGCAAACTCATTCTGGGCCGTCTGGCTCAGGCTTCCCAGGACGCCGCATTCCCGAAGTAAGTTTCCGAACATGAGGAAGCCCACCAGGGCCACGGACTGGGGTGATATCAGGCCCACTATGATAGTCACGGCGATGGGAAATGCAATGCGCAGCTGTTTATTCACACTCTTGGGATTATACTCCATATGGATGCGGCGCTCCTTCCTGGTGGTCACCAGCCGTATGGCAAAGGGCTGGATAATGGGAACCAGGGCCATATAGGAATAGGCCGCCACCGCTATGGGGCCGATGTACCCGGACCCCAGAACCTGGGATACCAGGATGGAGGTGGGTCCGTCCGCAGCTCCAATGATGCCGATTGAGGCGGCATCCCTCAGATCAAACCCCATAAGACACGCAATGAGGATGGCTGCAAAGATTCCGAACTGGGCCGCCGCCCCGAACAAAAACAGTACCGGCTGGCTCAACAATGGTCCGAAATCAATCATGGCGCCAATTCCGATAAAAAGCAGGATTGGCATGGCCTCCGAGGCCTCGATACCTGTCTTGAACAGCCATTCTATGATTCCGGCCGCAGGTATCTTTCCCTGTACCATCTGGTCCACCACGCCGGAATACGGCAGGTTTACCAGTATGGCGCCAAAGCCCAGAGGCAGAAGAAGCGAAGGCTCATATTCCTTCTTAACCGCCAGCCAAATCAGGATAATTCCCACCACATACATGACTGCCTGCTGCCAGGTTACCGCCGTAATGCCTTCCAACAGAAAACTCATTCACTTTCCCTCCTTTGTACCATGCCCTGTACATCATTCTTCCTGTTCTTTCTTTGTCTCCTTAAGGGTCAGCTTCACCCATTCTATGACTCTGTCTTCCATTTCCAATATCTCATAATCAGCTTCCGGTGTAACCACTGTCAGGGGAAGCTGTTCCCGGGACGGTATATACCCCAGTTGTTCCATTAAGTACCCGGACAAGGTATCACAGGAGCTGTCCATATGCAGATGCATTTCCTCCTTCAAATCAAACAGGGTAATGCCGCCTGACACCCGGTAAACCTTATGAGGCTCCAACTCCGTAAGCTCCGGCTCCTCCTCCTCGTATTCCTCATGGATATCACCCACGATCTCCTCAATCAGATCCTCCAGAGTCACCATGCCGGACACGCCGCCGTATTCGTCAATCAGAATCGCCAGTTTAATCTTATTTGCCTGCATCTCCCGGAACAGGGCGTCTGTTCTGCGGTTCTCCGGCACAAAACAGGCCGGCTTTAAAAGAGCGCGGACATCCAGTTTATCAAAGGAAGTCCTCCTGGCCTCAATGGTCAGCGCCTTTGTGGACAAAACGCCTATGATGTTGTCAATCTCCCCTTCGTACACAGGAATCTTGGAATGCATGGATTCCAGAATCTCATCCAGGAATTCCTCAAGGGGCTCATTGATATCCAGGGCCACCATATCCTGTCTGGGCA is a window of Enterocloster clostridioformis DNA encoding:
- a CDS encoding ABC transporter ATP-binding protein, translated to MQTAIKVEQLSKAYENLLAVDKINLSVKCGTVYGLLGANGAGKGTTIECILGTKNADSGTVSVLNCNPQKDRCRLFQKVGVQFQEGDYQPEIKVSELCGETACLYEALADWKSLCEQFGIGSKIGNAVKSLSGGERQRLFIVLALIPNPKLVFLDELTTGLDAKARRDVWKILQELKHGGLTIFLTSHFMDEVEILCDEICILKQGKAVFYGTVEQAKEVSGCKKFEDAYLMLSGEEVGE
- a CDS encoding sodium ion-translocating decarboxylase subunit beta, encoding MSFLLEGITAVTWQQAVMYVVGIILIWLAVKKEYEPSLLLPLGFGAILVNLPYSGVVDQMVQGKIPAAGIIEWLFKTGIEASEAMPILLFIGIGAMIDFGPLLSQPVLFLFGAAAQFGIFAAILIACLMGFDLRDAASIGIIGAADGPTSILVSQVLGSGYIGPIAVAAYSYMALVPIIQPFAIRLVTTRKERRIHMEYNPKSVNKQLRIAFPIAVTIIVGLISPQSVALVGFLMFGNLLRECGVLGSLSQTAQNEFANIITLLLGITISFSMRAEQFVNPATLMIMVLGLVAFVFDTAGGVLFAKLINVFLKMAGKKPVNPMIGGCGISAFPMSSRVVQKMAAREEPGNIILMQAAGTNVSGQVASVIAGGLVISIVSQYL
- a CDS encoding OadG-related small transporter subunit; the encoded protein is MNMEHVGIALEIMGKGMGGIFAAIIIIMAAVMVLGRITKDHKDDKE
- a CDS encoding ABC transporter permease produces the protein MKSFLILLKNELKLNIRNMNMVIFAVIMPLIVLVILGFIYGTKPAVEGTAYTFMEQSFGALCCISICAGGLMGLPLVVSEYRERKILKRFQVTPVSPTKLLAVEFAIYMIYCVVSILTLFPVAMLFWKIKIHGSFLLFLGSWFLTMVSTLSIGLLVGGIAKNMKSASVIACILYFPMLIFSGATLPFEVMPSAMQKIISIFPLTQGIQLMKATFLGLSVDNALLPVVVMCAVTIICFGISIKYFKWE
- the ychF gene encoding redox-regulated ATPase YchF; amino-acid sequence: MKLGIVGLPNVGKSTLFNSLTKAGAESANYPFCTIDPNVGVVPVPDVRLDKLTAMYNSEKTTPAVIEFVDIAGLVKGASKGEGLGNQFLSNIREVDAIVHVVRCFDDPNVIHVDGCIDPLRDIETINLELIFSDIEILERRIAKQSKGAFNNKDLAKEVELLKAIKAHLEDGKLARSFEPDDDDAREFINTLNLLTWKPVIFAANVAEDDLADDGADNQYVQSVRGFADENNCEVFVICAEIEQEIAELDDDEKKMFLDDLGLTESGLEKLIAASYRILGLMSYLTAGPQESRAWTIKVGTKAPQAAGKIHSDFERGFIRAEVVNYDDLMACGSMNAAKEKGLVRSEGKEYVMRDGDVVLFRFNV